One Oenanthe melanoleuca isolate GR-GAL-2019-014 chromosome 3, OMel1.0, whole genome shotgun sequence DNA segment encodes these proteins:
- the IMP3 gene encoding U3 small nucleolar ribonucleoprotein protein IMP3, with amino-acid sequence MVRKLKYHEQKLLRRLDLVNWEASGGNLAEVRALRRYRVGRREDYVQYKALARAVRALARRLRDLGPASAAFRARCAAALLEKLHGLGLVNSRQSLAVCESLSAAAFCRRRLPCLLVKLRMAQNLRHAVTFVEQGHVRVGPEVVTDPALLVPRAVEDFITWVDASRLRQKVLDYNQERDDFDLAA; translated from the coding sequence ATGGTGCGGAAACTGAAATACCACGAGCAGAAGCTGCTGCGGCGGCTGGACCTGGTGAACTGGGAGGCGTCGGGCGGGAACCTGGCGGAGGTGCGGGCGCTGCGGCGGTACCGGGTGGGCCGGCGGGAGGACTACGTGCAGTACAAGGCGCTGGCCCGCGCCGTGCGGGCCCTGGCCCGGCGGCTCCGCGACCTGGGCCCGGCCAGCGCCGCCTTCCGCGCCCGCTGCGCCGCCGCgctgctggagaagctgcacgggctggggctggtgaaCAGCCGGCAGTCTCTGGCCGTCTGCGAGAGCCTCTCGGCCGCCGCCTTCTGCCGCCGGCGCCTGCCGTGCCTGCTGGTGAAGCTGCGCATGGCGCAGAACCTGCGCCACGCCGTCACCTTCGTGGAGCAGGGCCACGTCCGCGTGGGGCCCGAGGTGGTGACGGACCCCGCGCTGCTCGTGCCCCGCGCCGTCGAGGACTTCATCACCTGGGTGGACGCGTCCCGCCTGCGGCAGAAGGTGCTCGACTACAACCAGGAGCGCGACGACTTCGACCTGGCCGCCTAg
- the PLA2G7 gene encoding platelet-activating factor acetylhydrolase isoform X1, protein MRLLPPALCSSPGPARRPGVTPGTAAPPRHPLRHGQPDLVSPGTRHSSWKNGSGVVFLRDIPLPLMHSPVFLEEQQNPPSVRFVAPHISRVPLRPRQPKVSSHFSVSARCCLLLGIQDTARKIPRRTGVSVKAPMEMWSTSSTERFYKIPEGKGPHSVGCTDLMTEDAVEGSFLRLYYPAYDATDIEEARWIPDKEYYQGLSDFLNMYRAVGERLFHYYVGSVTCPAKSNAAFKPGEKYPLLVFSHGLGAFRTIYSAICIEMASQGFIVAAVEHRDESASATYYCKRRSVSESQEESTPDMEKEWIYYRKLKTGEEERCLRHKQVQQRAQECIKALNLILKINSGEEVTNVLHSDFDWNSLKDSVDTSRIAVMGHSFGGATVIESLSREIRFRCGIALDVWMLPVGDDIYENSVQQPLLFINSEKFQWAENILKIKKLISNDINKKMITIKGSVHQSFPDFTFVSGGIIARFFKLKGEIDPNEAIDISNHASLAFLQKHLSLKKDFDRWDSLVDGIGPNVIPGTNIDTSPAEPE, encoded by the exons ATGCGGCTGCTTCCCCCCGCGCTGTGTTCATCGCCGGGGCCAGCCCGGCGCCCAGGGGTCACTCCAGGCACGGCCGCACCGCCCCGACACCCGCTCCGGCACGGGCAGCCCGACCTTGTCTCGCCAGGGACTCGTCATTCCTCCTGGAAAAATGGCAGCGGTGTTGTGTTTCTCCGTGATATCCCACTCCCCCTGATGCACAGCCCGGTTTTCCTTGAGGAGCAGCAGAATCCTCCCTCTGTGCGGTTCGTAGCACCGCACATCTCCCGAGTGCCGCTGCGGCCTCGCCAGCCAAAGGTTTCGTCCCACTTTTCCGTAAGTGCACGGTGCTGTCTGCTCCTTGGGATTCAAGATACAGCAAGGAAAATCCCCAGAAGAACAG GTGTGTCGGTGAAGGCACCAATGGAAATGtggagcaccagcagcactgagaggtTTTACAAGATTCCTGAAGGAAAGGGGCCACACTCGGTTGGATGTACTGACCTGATGACAGAAGATGCAGTTGAG GGAAGCTTTTTGCGCTTGTATTATCCAGCGTATGATGCCACAGATATCGAAGAGGCCCGATGGATTCCAGACAAAGAATATTATCAGGGACTCTCTGACTTCCTCAATATGTACCGAGCTGTAGGAGAAAGGCTTTTCCATTACTATGTTG GTTCAGTGACCTGTCCTGCAAAGTCAAATGCTGCTTTCAAACCAGGAGAAAAATACCCACTTCTTGTTTTTTCCCATGGACTTGGAGCTTTTCG GACAATCTATTCTGCTATTTGCATAGAAATGGCTTCTCAGGGCTTTATAGTGGCTGCTGTGGAGCACAG AGATGAATCTGCTTCAGCCACGTATTATTGTAAGAGAAGATCCGTTTCTGAGTCACAGGAAGAGTCCACGCCTGACATGGAGAAGGAGTGGATTTACTACAGGAAGCTGAAAACTGGAGAGGAGGAGCGCTGCTTGCGCCACAAGCAG GTGCAGCAAAGAGCACAGGAGTGTATCAAAGCTCTCAATCTCATTCTTAAAATCAATTCAGGAGAGGAAGTAACAAATGTACTACATTCAGACTTTGACTGGAATAGCCTAAAG GATTCTGTTGATACTAGCAGAATAGCTGTGATGGGACACTCTTTTGGTGGTGCTACAGTTATTGAAAGTCTCAGCAGAGAAATAAGATTCAG GTGTGGCATTGCCCTGGATGTATGGATGCTTCCTGTAGGTGATGACATTTACGAAAACAGTGTCCAGCAACCGCTGCTTTTCATCAACTCTGAAAAATTCCAGTGGGCTGAGAACATCTTAAAGATTAAGAAGCTTATCTCCAATGACATAAACAAGAAAATGATTACTATCAA GGGGTCAGTACATCAGAGCTTTCCTGACTTCACCTTTGTGAGCGGAGGAATCATTGCaagatttttcaaattaaaaggaGAGATAGATCCAAATGAAGCTATTGATATCAGCAATCATGCTTCATTAGCCTTCCTACAGAAACATCTGA GTCTTAAGAAGGATTTTGATCGGTGGGATTCTCTTGTGGATGGCATAGGACCCAATGTTATTCCTGGAACCAATATTGACACATCTCCAGCTGAACCTGAATAA